The following proteins come from a genomic window of bacterium:
- a CDS encoding SgcJ/EcaC family oxidoreductase — protein sequence MRNIAKEVGSQLDRWFAALGSGDPDEVVKLYAQDAVLLSTLKGDVKKGQGKIRDYFEKDFLPKKPVGKTVELHTRVLGGVAVNSGIYSFEVDDEENGRVEVEARYTFVYEWQKEDWKIVEHHSSLNPEGRPTRIGARRESNQRSL from the coding sequence ATGAGAAACATCGCCAAAGAGGTTGGGAGTCAACTTGACCGTTGGTTTGCAGCTTTGGGAAGTGGTGATCCAGATGAAGTAGTAAAGCTTTATGCGCAAGATGCTGTTTTGCTCTCTACCCTAAAGGGGGATGTCAAGAAGGGACAAGGAAAAATACGCGATTACTTTGAAAAGGATTTTCTTCCCAAGAAACCCGTTGGGAAAACCGTGGAGCTACATACCAGAGTCTTGGGTGGGGTTGCCGTTAACTCAGGGATCTACAGCTTTGAAGTTGATGACGAGGAAAATGGCCGTGTTGAGGTTGAGGCACGCTACACATTTGTCTATGAGTGGCAAAAAGAGGATTGGAAGATTGTTGAACACCACTCATCTCTCAATCCTGAGGGTCGACCCACAAGAATAGGAGCAAGGCGCGAATCCAATCAGAGATCCCTATAG
- a CDS encoding TspO/MBR family protein: MKRGAIGLITWIAVSMAAGLVGSQFVPGEWYASLEKPSWTPANSVFGPVWSTLYVLMGVAAWLVWRKAGFYGAPKALGLFLLQLVLNSLWSFLFFGVHQPGLAFMELSVLWLAIWATAIAFWPISSWAGILLLPYLCWVGFAGFLNFAIWRLNS, translated from the coding sequence ATGAAGAGGGGAGCTATAGGATTGATCACCTGGATAGCTGTGTCCATGGCCGCCGGATTGGTTGGCTCCCAGTTTGTACCCGGTGAGTGGTACGCATCCTTGGAAAAGCCCAGCTGGACTCCTGCCAACTCTGTGTTTGGCCCCGTCTGGTCTACACTTTACGTGCTCATGGGAGTGGCGGCTTGGCTGGTGTGGCGCAAAGCTGGCTTCTATGGTGCACCTAAGGCGCTGGGGTTGTTCCTCCTCCAGTTGGTTCTCAATTCCCTGTGGTCATTTCTTTTCTTTGGAGTTCACCAGCCTGGGCTCGCATTCATGGAGCTCAGTGTGCTATGGTTGGCCATCTGGGCAACTGCAATAGCTTTCTGGCCCATTTCTTCCTGGGCTGGAATACTGCTGTTACCTTATCTGTGCTGGGTGGGATTTGCCGGTTTTCTAAATTTTGCGATTTGGCGGCTTAACTCTTGA